The genomic interval tggattttggtcgcgacgtcggcgacctgaatccaacgtctaaccaacgtcataaccacgacgtctaatagacgtcagacttagacgtctaggagacgttggaattaggttggttagaaagtctgtttaaatgttttcatttatgaaattaactggTGTAATTTTGCTAGTATAATTTAAAGATAGTAATGCCTGAACATGCGCTTATAAATAATAGGTCATTCgcacatcaaacattatcatCAATTATGTTACAAAATCCCATGAGATGGTCTATTTTCGGAAACGGAtttcttttttaccaatttaaactgttcaggaaaaaattgcattctatacacatgtataaattattctaaattcacctaaggatcttcttctacacatgttATTTATTAGTCATGCCTTtgcgagataagcctgcatcggtttacacaagtcttccggtaatttgatattttgtgggataagatagagcaagtttataaatactttacacaaagggatccgcaacgtgagtagcagatttttgaaaattgtacttagtttaatagttattctttttagtgtgatgcattatgtttattactttaaaaatcaattgcgtttaacataaaacttcattacattttatgaggttatagagatttcttttagaatttaaaataaaacatgtttgttttgcacaTAGCAATTATGTTCTTTAGTAATAGCTCTAACATACTTgttaagttttcaaattttatgaaatgatgaaactgtcaaattttatacatttcagatgggaattttagcggagttgaagaatcatgcagTGTCATGACTAAACTcgaaagtttcaattactggattaccttttttgaatttttgatattaGACTTATGTCGCTATcatgtgaaataaagatgataaaatacatgtgttgattacttgtttaattgcaaattctgttgaaaatttggtcagattttggttggaaaGTGGTTAGAGtttggttggaaaatggtcggattgcgacgtctagccaacgtcgggatccgacgtctaaacggtttgcaaatccaaccaaaatccaacgttaatccgacgtcggggtccgacgtctatacgacgtctaaccgacgtcaaatgcctactgggatCTGCGGTGCCATcctacaattataaaaaaagttataaaaaaatcatgattactcattatttatgttaactttacattcaaataaatcttaaaaacaaTCAACTaatttatcatataatataatatagtaagtgaaaagtaaaaacatttaataaaatcaatgtcaggcagtaactaaacaaatgtatcaattataacagtttctttaagttgaaaacaaaattttatgtacTATCCAAGTGTATgaactttgttttttctttattttgtcacATGCATGCTCATTTTGTATCGCGGTACGTATCGTATTGTTGCATCTGTGTCACGATATGCATTGTATTGTGAGACTAGGGTATGGTTACACCCCTACTTCATAGTGACATCAAATctattatgaattattattacaGACTGAATTAATCATTCATAGATTAAGCACTCTATAACAATATAATAAGCAAAGTATTTCTAATCAACTGAAATATATGTTCCATTtagtttcatttatttatcagtttttcaATATTATGACTGTGATGCAACAAAGTCTATTTACATACCTTCGCAGTCATTGTTGGTGCGAATGGACTGTCCATAGACAGACCATTCTTCTGGTGACCAGAATCCATTGAACCAGGTTGATTGTACATACTCGAGAAGAGGCTGTAGAGGTGGTGTTCCCTTTCGTTGAATGTGCTCGAAGGCTGGTGCAGCATGTTCAGCTGGTATAAGTGGTAGGGCGAGTATCTTCCTAATGAACCAGTGAGTACCCTCATCTTGCATGTAGGCTCCAGTCAAACCTAGATTCTGAAATGCAAAAACATGGGTTTACACTAAAATGTAATATGATTCATTTTCTACGCATCCATCAGATTATGACTGTAAAATAGATATTGCCTCACTTGTATTGTTCACCTTTGTTGTGTTGACATAATTATACTGATTCATTATATAACATTCAACTTTAGACTGGGAAAAAAATCTCAATAAGAAAGTAGCctgaaattttgatgaaaatggtaaaaatggTGTACCTGAACTTTTCTCCAGACTGCCCGTGACCAGTGGTAAGCACACCCTGAGATCTTCACATCTGGAAATACACGTCTGATAGCCGACCACGCTGCTGCCTCAAAATCCAGCACAAAGCCCTCAACTTTGTTTGGTGTAGTCAGAGCTTTCACTTtctgaaatttagaaaataaacatcCATTGCACACATTTCAATTTAATagtttattttctgattttaacttaaaatgtagAGTATCTTTCAGCAAAAACCATCCTGACAGTGTGTTGATTGTTTGTTCCAACTTTCCCACTTTTTATACTATTAAACAATATAGCTTTATAGATTAACATATATAGACAGTGTTTGTGCAGCTTAATATACAAtttaatgttatgttttaaaGCTAAAGCACATGACAGTTTATACACACACTAGTATCAAGtgttatttttcagatttttgctATTAAACTTAatgctatgaaataatattcagattttcaaatatctttttagtaTTACCTTAAACACCTTCTTATAATCCTTCTTCCTCTTACGACTCATGAAGATGAATACCAATGGAACTTGTTTTGTTTCCCCCTCATCATTCTTCAGGAAGGCGTGGATACTGTAAAGCTGTTCAAAAGTGTCCCTGCTCCTCAGCACCTTGAACGTACCATCCACATACCATCGCTTGGCCTTTTGGAGGACATCCAGTTGTGTGTTGGTTGCGAAAATGATGTGCCTGGCTCCATCTACAGTCAAATCACAGCAAAGATATCCATCTGGAAGGGCTTCCTCTACCAGCTGGAAGTCTTCTCTACGTGGCTCTGGAGGTCTTGTCTTCTGGCGATGGCGGTTTGCTCGTCTAACAAGAAGACCCTCATCTGGAAGGTTGAAATCTTCGGCACGAAGATCCTTGTAGGCATCCTCAACAACTGCCTTTGCTGACACGAACGGTTGCTGCTTGGCATCTGTTTTCAcctaaacacaaaaaaaatataatggttGTGCTGCAGAGAGTAAAACAAAGTCAACATAGGAATTTTATCGTAGCTTTCCTATTTTTAAGATCAGCTGGAATCTATTTTCACCTAAACGCAAAATATAATGGTTGTTCTGCAGAGAGTAAAACAAAGTTATAGATCTACTAGGAATTTTATCTTAGCTTTCCAATTTTTAAGATCAGCTGGAATCAAAGTTCTGTTTTTCAAACACGTTGCATTTATTTAACAATTACCTTTTTGGTAAGAAGAGTCTTATGTCGGAGACCAAGGTCAGCTGGATGGTCGTGTCTGTGTAAGCCTCCTCGGAAGTTGTCATCACGTTGAATCACCGTAGCCGGACATCTCCTGGTCTTGGTACGTTGTGAACACCACCAATACACAATATTACCCCTCTGTCTctggaaagataagaaaataaaattttgtctgttaaggttgttctgcacgtCTGATATACCGAAAGCGATGGCAAAAAATCAAGCAATtgacaatatcatttttatttgctgaattttctaggtttattctgaagttttgaaaaatcagagtttaatcaaattctacattgtaactgcagaactaccttatatttatatacttacttatttattaaatatttatttatttatctgtcTTTATTTCTCTGTCTATCTTTctatctgtttatttatttacttttcttaaacttcttctttgtcattgaataaattaattaaacattattatttcccCAAAACCAGTAGAGTCAAGAATAATCAATCCCCATTCAGTACCTCAGTCAGAAATGTAACTTTTTAAGCAACTTATAATGTTgctttacaattttatttaagCACAAACTCACCTTTTGTGTGTAGCTAAAACCTGTACTTTCAAGGAGGACACTCTTTCCCTTTGAAGAACCACCATCAACGACCTCATATGTTGTTTCAGCTTCCTCAACGAAGGACGAAGTTGGATTAGGCTCTGCCAAAGCACTTTCTTCTAACTCCTGTGGTCTGGTGAAGGGAGCCGTCACATTAAACGAGTCATCTTCAGTCTCAGGCTCTGTTCTCATAGAGTGTGTATCGGCTGTTAGGCCATCTAAGGACTGAGTAGAATCTTCCATAGGCGGTATTTGTAGGAGCATGTCACCAACACTGGTATCAGATGTGTCCATGGGTGTCTgcaacaaaacattaattaaCAAAAAGCATAATAATATTACCAATGATAAACTCAGTATGTTAAGGAAGATTTCTCATTTTCAGACTTTTTAATTGGGAATGCATAAGGCTAAAATACATGAGTTAGCcctgtttaaattaaaaataatgtttgtatGGTTTCATTAACTTCCCCATTTTTGCACGTTATACCATTAAATTGTTATTATATGAAACAAATGTACCTTGTATATTGCAAGTCAGTCTGGACAAAGTTTTACACTATGTCCTATACTTGCTTATTTATTCCTGAATGTTTTACAcgcaataattataattatcaggAAACAACATATGaataaattaatcattaaaaaattaCCTGATTGTGCGCGCATTTTTCACAAATGAAATCTCTGGTCACTTCGCCACGGCGCATCTTGGCATACATGTACCTGGATATAcctaaaatgttaaatgtaaagTCCTtctaatacaataaataatgatgTCCTGTACTCAGAGTGAacaacggcgttaaacccaaaacaacaaatGAGGCTAATGTACCCAAAcgttaaaaaatatgaattaattttaaattgacGAATGTATCAAAAGAAATATGgcattttattttaagaattggTATAAATCTAATGAAATTACTTACTGGATATATGATTTAACAACAACACTTGTTTTCTCAACGGAATATAtcagtattattattttttttctggttcaaaagtttgattaaaatgttgatttattcATGATATGTtgtgttataaaaaaaatcatgtatcaTTGAATTTCAATGAATATAcgtatattaaaaacaaaatgttttagttgtgttgtaaattGAAAAAAACGCAATAAGTAGTTAAAAACAAGCTCAAAGTCATCACagattgctgtacctcgtagaaaaatgatagaattttgtgatatTACAAGTTCTTTCTAAGCtcattaaaaaaacccaaaaaaaaaaacaaaaaaaaaaaacaaacaaaaaaacaaaaaacttaccAGTGTTACAAGCACGATGTTGCCATCCTCCGCAAGAATCACAATCAATTGCTTGATGATGATTTGCAACAAGACGCGAGCAGTGTAAACAAAGCACGTTTGAACTCATGATTACAAGTGAAAAGGAAAGAAACAGGGCAGTCTTATATACTGGATTAAAACATTACTTATTAAAATTGCAATCAAACTgtgaaaatgtggaaaaaaaaaatataaaaaaggcacaaaaaataatgctttaattagaaataacaaaagaaattatATGCTTAGTGTTTTATTAGTTAGTAATTAAGTTGTAATAGATGAAAAATTGTAtttcaaacttcagttttaataaAGAAAGATCAAAAACTATCTTTTTCACACTTCCAGATCAAAGGATAAACAGTTTGATTGAAATGTAAAAGATGAAAGGTTCAGTAATTAGCTTATCTCAATTATTGGCTTATCTCAATGTTATTGACACCTTGGAAAGTAGGTAGCATGTTTGATAGGCCTAATAATTACCTGTTAATTAACAATGAATGAAAGAAAATTCAGTTATATACATGCTATTTTCCATTAAAATGCATAACTTtgataattaaatcaaaataaatgatcatttttatatgggtacattttgacttctgTCACATTtctgggtacattttgactttcagtagtgggtacattttgactttttgtgggtacattttgactttttatttttgggtacattttggtttgggtacgttttgaccATAATCCGAACGTTCGATTAGGCACACAGCCGCACACACTTGGTCTTGATCTCGGCATTTACAGCTGGCGATTATAAAAAAAGAGTTTAATTAATCAAATGAAATAGAACTGTTAACCTCACAAATAATCCCTCTGTTGTCCACAGCATCCAAACACTCCCGAGTTTAGGTTCTTTGATCAACATTCATATCCAATACGCCGGTTTTTAAGTATAAACCATGTGCGAGTTAGACAACTGTCATATTCAATAAGCAGGTGTTTAACATTGTCCATCATGAACTCAACCTAATAAGAGGCCGCCCGATCCAGGGTTCAATTTCAAAGAGGACTTAACCGTTCTTCAAGAAATTTCTCCAGTGTAAGCACACTAATTTAGGCTTAAATACCTAATTTAGGCCTAAATACCTCTAGGAATAGTCTCGAGGAAGAAATGAATAGGTTAAGTTCAAAGTACATGCCATCTAGATTTAGCAAATCCCGTCAAGACCTCCCTTGGGTTACTCATGAAATTGTAAAACTTATTAGGAAAAGGGACAAACTTTATAAAAAGATCAAAAGGTCAACTTCCAATAACCCAGATAATTTCAAGTCATTCAAAACTCTTAAGATGGTCATCCAAAGTAAAATTAGGAATGCATATTGATCATACTTGGACTCAGTCATATTTGGCGACATGAGCTCAAACACAGCCTTTTgagtcaaaagaaaaaaaaatcgttcatcaaacataacaaaaccacaggcaccagtatcggacctgggacaaaaatatgtttgttttcatcctaaatgagttaaaaatgaaaaatatgtagtgaaatatgagcccccttcaaaatatacatatgtctactgaaggccagaatctcgagaatcgagcctgcgagcaatgggttcacttcccgggctgacaaacatcttttagtccgtgatttcgtaccgttccgttgtgccacatttctatctacctggaactttcaacagataggcactcgttttctgatagatatttcatgaacgggaagggctagagacttggggtcggtctcat from Mercenaria mercenaria strain notata chromosome 2, MADL_Memer_1, whole genome shotgun sequence carries:
- the LOC123565429 gene encoding uncharacterized protein LOC123565429 — its product is MSSNVLCLHCSRLVANHHQAIDCDSCGGWQHRACNTGISRYMYAKMRRGEVTRDFICEKCAHNQTPMDTSDTSVGDMLLQIPPMEDSTQSLDGLTADTHSMRTEPETEDDSFNVTAPFTRPQELEESALAEPNPTSSFVEEAETTYEVVDGGSSKGKSVLLESTGFSYTQKRQRGNIVYWWCSQRTKTRRCPATVIQRDDNFRGGLHRHDHPADLGLRHKTLLTKKVKTDAKQQPFVSAKAVVEDAYKDLRAEDFNLPDEGLLVRRANRHRQKTRPPEPRREDFQLVEEALPDGYLCCDLTVDGARHIIFATNTQLDVLQKAKRWYVDGTFKVLRSRDTFEQLYSIHAFLKNDEGETKQVPLVFIFMSRKRKKDYKKVFKKVKALTTPNKVEGFVLDFEAAAWSAIRRVFPDVKISGCAYHWSRAVWRKVQNLGLTGAYMQDEGTHWFIRKILALPLIPAEHAAPAFEHIQRKGTPPLQPLLEYVQSTWFNGFWSPEEWSVYGQSIRTNNDCEGWHRRSQ